A section of the Bacillus sp. HSf4 genome encodes:
- a CDS encoding prohibitin family protein yields MNEQQTKKGRNKTLLGGIIVAAALIVGGFTASLFIEKIPNGYVGVVYSPNGGVKSETLDQGWHLVGLFDKVTRYPVRMQTVNNQDIQVATSDGKNISMDIAYNYVVQPDKVVELFNKFGAVEIESIENSYLKTRLWDAARKSISKYSVIDTYGQKSSEAAAEVQKAFADDMKKLGFVIDDLTLGVPKPDKATQEAIDARVKSSQELERKQTELKIAEAEAKKKKIEAEGIAEYNEIIKKSMSDQMIKYQWIQKWDGKMPKATGSNSFIQLPIDEDQK; encoded by the coding sequence ATGAATGAGCAACAAACAAAAAAAGGCAGAAACAAAACACTGCTTGGCGGAATTATTGTCGCCGCCGCTTTAATCGTAGGGGGATTCACAGCTTCCCTGTTCATAGAAAAAATCCCGAACGGCTATGTCGGTGTCGTCTATTCGCCAAATGGCGGCGTAAAATCGGAAACGCTTGATCAGGGCTGGCACTTGGTCGGTCTGTTTGATAAAGTCACAAGATATCCGGTTCGGATGCAGACTGTAAACAATCAAGATATTCAAGTGGCCACCTCTGACGGAAAAAACATCTCAATGGATATCGCCTACAACTATGTCGTTCAGCCTGATAAAGTCGTAGAGTTGTTTAATAAATTCGGAGCGGTTGAGATTGAATCGATTGAAAACAGCTATCTGAAAACGAGATTATGGGATGCTGCAAGAAAATCGATTTCCAAATATTCCGTTATAGACACTTACGGTCAAAAGTCATCGGAGGCGGCTGCAGAAGTGCAAAAAGCCTTTGCCGATGATATGAAGAAGCTCGGCTTTGTGATAGATGACTTGACCCTGGGAGTTCCGAAACCGGATAAAGCCACACAGGAAGCGATCGACGCGCGCGTGAAGTCCTCGCAGGAACTGGAACGAAAACAGACAGAACTTAAAATCGCCGAAGCGGAAGCGAAAAAGAAAAAGATCGAAGCTGAAGGGATTGCCGAATACAACGAAATCATCAAAAAGTCTATGTCAGATCAAATGATCAAATATCAATGGATTCAAAAATGGGACGGAAAAATGCCAAAAGCTACGGGATCCAATTCATTTATACAGCTGCCGATCGACGAAGACCAGAAATAA